In the Candidatus Cloacimonadota bacterium genome, CTGCAGATCGCAGTCAAAAACTGCCATTTCTGCATCAGAATTGAGTTTGGCAATATCAGCTAAAGCATTTCCCCAGGCAGAACGGTTATCTGTTTTATCTTTGTAAATTACTGGATTTCCCAAATTGAGATCGAAATCTTTCTGCTGATTTTGTGAATGTTCTTTGGCAATAAATTTTGATCGCAATTCTTTATATTTTTCCAGGTTATTTTCCTGATCTAATTCTTTGAGAGCAGCTACAAGTTCTGCTTCGTTGATCGGAGCACCATGATATTGATGTTTATCTTCCATAAAACTGACATCTTTTCCCATGGTTGTGTTTGCCAAGATAAGTGTTGGAACATCATTTTCCACAGCATCCAGGATTGCGTTTCTGATTTCCACCAGATCGTGTCCGTCGATCTCGATAACTTCCCAGCCGTCAGCCAGATAGCAATCCAGAATATTATTCGGCATCACGTCATCGATATTTCCGCTGATCTGAAGTTTGTTAAGATCAATGAAAGCGGTCAGGTTGTTCAATTTATATTTTAAAGCGAATTTACGAGCTTCGGAGAGCTGACCTTTTTGCTGTTCTCCATCTCCCATCAGCACAAAGACGTGATTATCATTTTTTTTAATTTGGGAAGCCAAAGCAAATCCACAACCTGCCGAAAGACCTTGTCCCAGATTTCCGCTGGCCCATTCCACGCCCGGAACATCCGGTTCCACGTGACCTTCGAAAATGCTTCCAGCCAATCGGAATTGAGAAATTGCGTCATCGATATCGAAAAAGCCAACTGCTGCTAAAGTCGAATAAACAGCTGGAGAAACATGACCGGCACTCATCACGACTTTATCTCGTTTTGCCCAATGCGGATTGTTGGGATCAACATCGATCATGTGATACAAAGTCAGCAGAAAATCTATCATAGACATCGAGCCACCCGGATGACCGGATTTTGCCAATGTGGTCATTTTTAGAATTGCTCCACGAGCAGCTTTTGCTTCTTCCTGGATTTCTTTCAACTTTTCGATGGAAAGCATTGCTTTTTCCAAATTCATTTTGTTTCTCCTAAAATTCACTTATTTTTACAGGCAAAAAATAATCATTTCCCAAATACGTAAAGCTAAAATTATGAAATGAAAATTTGAACCGAAATTCAAAAAAAAGCTTTACAAAGAAAAGAAGAAAATCCAAAAAACAAATTTAGAAGAAAAGGAGTTAATTATGAAAAAACTATTTTTTACGATTTTGATGTTAGGATTAATATATTTGGTAGCAGCTCAAGACAGTTTCGAAGATTTCAAGCAGCAGGAGGAAGCTTCCAGAGAACAATATATGCAGGAACAAGCGCAGGCA is a window encoding:
- a CDS encoding transketolase, whose product is MNLEKAMLSIEKLKEIQEEAKAARGAILKMTTLAKSGHPGGSMSMIDFLLTLYHMIDVDPNNPHWAKRDKVVMSAGHVSPAVYSTLAAVGFFDIDDAISQFRLAGSIFEGHVEPDVPGVEWASGNLGQGLSAGCGFALASQIKKNDNHVFVLMGDGEQQKGQLSEARKFALKYKLNNLTAFIDLNKLQISGNIDDVMPNNILDCYLADGWEVIEIDGHDLVEIRNAILDAVENDVPTLILANTTMGKDVSFMEDKHQYHGAPINEAELVAALKELDQENNLEKYKELRSKFIAKEHSQNQQKDFDLNLGNPVIYKDKTDNRSAWGNALADIAKLNSDAEMAVFDCDLQGSVKTKSFEKEMPYRFFQGGIMEHNTAVTAAALSKERIQTYWADFGVFGVDETYNQHRLSDINNTNLKVITTHVGLDVGEDGKTHQCIDYLGLMKNLYHFCTIIPADPNQTDRVIRYISKKYGNFLVPMGRSKLEIIKKKNGNIFFDENYKFEYGKADLLRDGKDAAMFVMGTVTGRAVQAVKKLAEKGISIQLWNVSCPVDLDEEALKKAANTGTVFNYEDHNVHTGLGNSIADKLMQLGLTCKFHKFGVEDYAFSGSSSDVFKACKLDAESVVERVEALMRGSE